The region TAGCGCCGGGGTGATCCGTGTCGGCATCCTGCCCACGGCGGCGACGCGGTTGTTTCCGCTGGTGGCGCTGCGTCTGCGCGAGATCGCGCCCGAGCTGTTGCTGAAGATCGAGACCGGGCCGCATACCTATCTGGTGCGTCTCTTGCGCGACGGGCAGATCGACCTGATGGTCGGTCGGATGCCCGATGCCGGCGAGATGGCGGGGCTGGCCTTCCAGCATCTCTACGAGGAAGAGGTCGTGCTGGTCGCCCGCGCCGGCCATCCGCTGGCCGATCTGTCCCCGCGCGACTTGCTGCGGCAGGTGCCGGTGGTGCTGCCGCCCGAAACAGCGATCATCCGCCGCCCGGTGAACGAATACCTCGCCGCGCTGAACCTGATCGGGTTGCGTCCGGCTTTCGAGACGGCGGCGCTCGCCATTGGCCGGGGCATTCTGGCGGCCTCGGATGCGGTCTGGTTCATCTCGCGCGGCGTGATCGGGGCCGAACTGGATCGCGGCGATCTGGTCGAGATCCCGACCGGGGTGCGGTTCCTCTCGGGGGCGGTCGGGCTGACCTATCGCCAGTCGGGGGCGCCGGTGCCGGGGCTCGATCTGCTGATGCAGCTGGCTCAGGACGGTGCGGCCCCACATGGCTAGCGCCGGGGCACGGCGGCGGGGCGGGTGCCGCGCTTCTGCGCCGCGATGCGGAAGGGGGCATTGGGTGCGCCGTAACCCTGGTAGCCGTTTTCGCGCTGGATGATCTCGAAGAAGAAGCCGCCGGGCTGGGTGGCAGAATAGAACTGGAAGAAACGGCCCCTCTCGTCCTCGTCGTAAAGCACGTTCGCGGCATGCATCCGGGCGACCAGATCGGCGGAAAGGCCGAACCGCGCCGCCACATCGTCATAGTAATTCGCCCCGATCTGCAGCACCGGAAAGCCGCGCGCGGCCATCGCGTCCGCCGTGGCGAAGATGTCATCCGTGGCCAGCGCCACATGCTGGACCGATGAGCCAAAACTGTCCGCGATGAAGCGCCCGGCCAGCGTGCCCCGCGCCTCGGCCCCGTTCAGGGTCACCCGCAGCCCGCCCGATTGCACCGCTTGGCTGCGCACCAAACCGGCGGGGTCGGCCACATCTACCATTGGCGCCTTCTTCGCGTCGAAGATCGAGGTATAGAACAGTGACCAACTGAGCATTTCGTCATAGGCCATGGTCTGGGCGATATGGTCGATGCCGGTCAGGCCGGCACCCGGCGGGGCGGCTTCGGTGGTGAAATCCACATCCCAGATGCGCCCGAGGTCCGAGGTCGCATCAAGAAACCGGATCATGCTCCCGCCGACGCCGCGAATGGCCGGGATCGATAGCTCGCCTTCGCGGTTAGCCTGCGGATGCGGTCGTGCCAGCAGCGCGGTGGCCCGATCGAACGCCGCGCGGGCATCGGGCATCATCAGAGCGATTTCCGAAACCGTGGTGCCATGGGCGACATAAGAGCTGCCGGCAAAGCCCTCGCTGTCGGTGTTGACCAGCACATTCGCGCCGCCCTGCCGCCACAGCGTGACGGGTTTCGAGACATGCCGCCCGGCGCGCGAGAACCCCAAGGCGCCCAGCATGGTCTCTAGCGCCGGGGCATCGGCCTCGGACGTGGCGAATTCGATGAACTCGATGCGCTCGACCTGTTCCGGGGCAGGGAAGGGCGGCAGATCGACCGGGAGGGCCGGTTCCTCGCGCCGCACCTTGTCCATCGTCGCGATCAGGCTGCGATGGCCGTCCTGCGCCACCAGCCGGGGCAGGCCGGCGCGGAACTGGTCGTTGAAGATCTCGAGGCTCAGGGGCCCGTCATAGCCGGTGGCCGCGACCGCGCGCATGAAGCCCGACACGTCCAGATCGCCTTCGCCCGGCATGTTGCGGAAGTGCCGCGACCAGTAAAGCAGGTCCATCGGGATGGCCGGCGCATCGGCCAGCTGCACGAAGAAGATGCGATCGCCCGGAATGCTGCGGATGCTGGCCGGATCGACGCCCCGGCCAAGCGTGTGGAAACTGTCGAGGATCAAGCCGACATTCGGGTGATCGGCCCGGCGCACCACTTCCCATGCGTCGCGGTGGTCGTTGATATGGCGGCCCCAGCACAGGGCCTCGAAGCCGACGCGGACGCCGTGTTTCCGGGCCAGTTCGCCCAGCTCGGCGAAATCATCGGCCATGCGGCTGATGCCGCCAAGCGCCGCCGGATGGACCGAGGAGCAGACGAGGATAAGATCGGTGCCCAGCTGGTTCATTAGCTCGAACTTGCGCTCGGCCCGGGCGAAGGCGCGGGCGCGCAGCGGTTCGGGCAGGCCCTCGAAATCGCGGAAGGGCTGGAACAGGGTGATCTCCAGCCCGGCCTCGCGG is a window of Paracoccus zhejiangensis DNA encoding:
- a CDS encoding LysR substrate-binding domain-containing protein codes for the protein MHPGVKLRHLRAFAAIADEGSLSAVARAQGITQPALSRTLAELEDLIGLPLFSRENRRLVLTQQGAVFRRHVHRALQALDAGAAALRPGNSAGVIRVGILPTAATRLFPLVALRLREIAPELLLKIETGPHTYLVRLLRDGQIDLMVGRMPDAGEMAGLAFQHLYEEEVVLVARAGHPLADLSPRDLLRQVPVVLPPETAIIRRPVNEYLAALNLIGLRPAFETAALAIGRGILAASDAVWFISRGVIGAELDRGDLVEIPTGVRFLSGAVGLTYRQSGAPVPGLDLLMQLAQDGAAPHG
- a CDS encoding bifunctional sugar phosphate isomerase/epimerase/4-hydroxyphenylpyruvate dioxygenase family protein, with amino-acid sequence MKTSIATVSISGSFTEKLDAIAAAGFDGIEIFEQDFIASDHAPQDVGRMVREAGLEITLFQPFRDFEGLPEPLRARAFARAERKFELMNQLGTDLILVCSSVHPAALGGISRMADDFAELGELARKHGVRVGFEALCWGRHINDHRDAWEVVRRADHPNVGLILDSFHTLGRGVDPASIRSIPGDRIFFVQLADAPAIPMDLLYWSRHFRNMPGEGDLDVSGFMRAVAATGYDGPLSLEIFNDQFRAGLPRLVAQDGHRSLIATMDKVRREEPALPVDLPPFPAPEQVERIEFIEFATSEADAPALETMLGALGFSRAGRHVSKPVTLWRQGGANVLVNTDSEGFAGSSYVAHGTTVSEIALMMPDARAAFDRATALLARPHPQANREGELSIPAIRGVGGSMIRFLDATSDLGRIWDVDFTTEAAPPGAGLTGIDHIAQTMAYDEMLSWSLFYTSIFDAKKAPMVDVADPAGLVRSQAVQSGGLRVTLNGAEARGTLAGRFIADSFGSSVQHVALATDDIFATADAMAARGFPVLQIGANYYDDVAARFGLSADLVARMHAANVLYDEDERGRFFQFYSATQPGGFFFEIIQRENGYQGYGAPNAPFRIAAQKRGTRPAAVPRR